Genomic DNA from Halorussus rarus:
CTGGAGGCCCCGGTTGCTCTGGCCGGCGCTGGTCAGCCCGCGGAACGCCCGTCCCTTGTGCGAATCGTCGCAGATCCAGTTCAGGTCGTCGTCGTTCTGGATGGCCGGGTGCTCGGGGTCGAGCAGGATCGTCTCGAACCACTTCTGGCTGCCGTCCTCGCCGACCCAGTAGGAGTTGAGCACGCGCAGGTTACGGAACTTCCGCGAGGAGCGCTCCTCGGCGATCCGCTGGAGGTTCTTGCGTCGGTAGACGCGGTTGACCCCCTGGCGCTTCGAGCGTCGCCCGGCCGTGAACCGCTCCTTGCGGGCCGAGCCCTTGCGGACGCTGACGCGCGCCACGACGACGCCCTGCTTGGCCTTGTAGCCCAGCTCGCGGGCCTTGTCGAGGCGGGTCGGGCGCTCGACGCGCTCGATGGCGCCCTGCTCGCGCCAATCCTGCTTGCGCTGCCACTGGAGTTCGGCGAGGTCGCCGTCGTCCGGGTCCTTCCACGCGTCCTTGATGTGGGAGTAGAAGCTCCTTGCCATGGTTATCACCACGGGCGTTGGGTGGTTCAGTCCGCAGGAGCGGACCACATCCC
This window encodes:
- a CDS encoding 50S ribosomal protein L15e, yielding MARSFYSHIKDAWKDPDDGDLAELQWQRKQDWREQGAIERVERPTRLDKARELGYKAKQGVVVARVSVRKGSARKERFTAGRRSKRQGVNRVYRRKNLQRIAEERSSRKFRNLRVLNSYWVGEDGSQKWFETILLDPEHPAIQNDDDLNWICDDSHKGRAFRGLTSAGQSNRGLQQRGKGTEHTRPSNNSGKGRGK